Proteins from a genomic interval of Zingiber officinale cultivar Zhangliang chromosome 2A, Zo_v1.1, whole genome shotgun sequence:
- the LOC122040033 gene encoding photosystem I chlorophyll a/b-binding protein 2, chloroplastic-like produces MASLCASSSALAAATGASFLRGRSLRHRVSRPAVQTPRQAFSVAATATPNPDRPIWFPGRTPPPWLDGSLPGDFGFDPLGLGSDPESLRWNQQAELVHCRWAMLGAAGIFIPEFLTKIGVLNTPSWYQAGQLEYFTDTTTLFVIEIIMIRWAEGRRWADILKPGSVNTDPIFPSNKLTGTDVGYPGGLWFDPLGWGTGDPEKIKELRTKEIKNGRLAMLAVMGAWFQQIYTGTGPIDNLFAHLADPGHATVFAAFTPK; encoded by the exons ATGGCCTCACTCTGTGCCTCATCCTCTGCTCTTGCAGCCGCCACCGGCGCTTCCTTCCTCCGGGGCAGGAGTCTGAGGCACAGAGTAAGTCGGCCGGCCGTGCAGACCCCCCGCCAAGCCTTCTCTGTCGCCGCCACGGCCACGCCCAACCCCGACAGACCCATCTGGTTCCCCGGTAGGACTCCTCCTCCATGGCTCGACGGCAGCCTTCCCGGCGACTTCGGCTTCGATCCCCTCGGCCTCG GGTCGGATCCGGAGAGCCTGCGGTGGAATCAGCAGGCGGAGCTGGTGCACTGCCGGTGGGCAATGCTGGGGGCGGCCGGCATCTTCATCCCGGAGTTTTTAACAAAGATCGGCGTCCTGAACACGCCGTCATGGTACCAGGCGGGACAGCTGGAGTACTTCACCGACACCACCACCCTGTTTGTGATAGAGATCATCATGATCAGGTGGGCGGAGGGGCGGCGGTGGGCCGACATCCTCAAGCCTGGGAGCGTCAACACCGACCCCATATTCCCCAGCAACAAGCTCACCGGCACCGACGTGGGCTACCCTGGCGGTTTATGGTTCGATCCCCTCGGCTGGGGCACTGGAGACCCGGAGAAGATCAAGGAGCTACGGACCAAGGAGATCAAGAACGGCCGCCTCGCCATGCTGGCCGTCATGGGCGCCTGGTTCCAGCAAATCTACACCGGCACCGGACCCATTGATAACCTCTTCGCCCACCTAGCTGACCCCGGCCATGCCACCGTTTTTGCC GCCTTCACTCCAAAATGA